ACCAAGTGGATAACGAGACCGCAAACGAAATCATCCGCAAACTATGGTATTTGGAATTGAAAGATCCTGGAAAACCTATCCTCTTTGTGATCAACAGTCCGGGAGGATCGGTCGATAGCGGATTTGCTATCTGGGATCAAGTGCAGATGATCTCTTCTCCTGTGACAACGCTGGTGACAGGACTCGCGGCTTCTATGGGATCTGTTCTCAGCCTCTGCGCAGCAAAGGGAAAAAGATACGTCACACCGCAAGCGCGCATCATGATTCACCAACCAATGATCGGAGGGGTGATTCAGGGACAAGCGACCGATTTGGATATCCAAGCAAGGGAAATTTTGAAAACTAGGGAAAAGCTTGTCCGCATCTACATGGATGCAACCGGCAAGGACTATGAAACAATTGACCGCGCCATCGACCGCGACACTTGGATGTCTGCAGAAGAAGCGAAAGAATTTGGACTCATAGATGCAATCATCGACTCCTACAAAAGCCTTTGAATTGAGGACCTCCATCCCCTTTTCCAAATATACCGGATGTGGAAACGACTTTATTTTGATTGACAACCGAAATCAAGTTTACCCCTCCGAAGAATCAGATCTAGCTGAACATCTTTGCGACAGGCAATTTGGTGTGGGAGCGGATGGAGTCATCTTATTGGAACGCTCCGATAGGGCAGACTTCGTCATGCGTATTTTCAATCCGGATGGCACAGAAGCTGAAATGTGCGGAAACGGAATTCGTTGTTTGGGCAAGTTCTTACAGGAGCTGGGGATCGAAGGAACTAGGTTTACAATTGAAGTGATGGGTAAAAAATATCCACTTTCTCTGCATGATGACGGATCTGTTTCCGTCAGCATGCAGCCCGCTCCTGAAATCTCCTGGGACATTGAACTGTCAATCGGTCGAAAAACTTTCCATGTCGACTTTCTCGATACAGGCGTTCCTCACGCAACGCTTTCGGTAGAGAAACTTTCCGCCTTCGACTTAGATGCCATCGGACCAAAAATACGTTACCACGAAAAATTTATGCCTCAAGGCACAAATGTGGATGTTTATCACATTGATGAAAGCGACCCCTCACTCATTTACATACGCACTTACGAACGCGGAGTCGAAAGAGAAACAATGGCATGCGGTACCGGCGCAACCGCTTGCGCAATCATTGCCTGGACCAAAGAACAGATTGCCAATCCTATCCGAATTCAGGTCGCTTCCGGGGATATCTTAGAATTCAAGATCTCCGGTTCTCTTGGAAGGATTGATCAGATCGTTATGAAAGGGCCGGCAGAATTCATATTCCGAGGAAATTTCTCTATCTAGGGCGTGTCGTCAATTATAATGATCGGTATAGATAGAGAAATTTTCCTAAAAAATTTGTAAAGTTCGGACTTTAGGTTGAAAGCTGAAGTTTTTTCCTTTACAATAATGCATTAGAATTCAATCAAAGATTTCAGGAATTACCTAATTATGTTGGCAAAGTCTAAATCAAAAAATTCGCATCCAGAAGCGCAAAACCCACTGATTTTAAGAGCGCATCGCCTTATGGAAGCTTTTGCTAAATCAGATGATGAACGCGATTTTTACCTTGATAAAATTGAAGGATTTATCATCTATGTCGACCTCGACAAAACTCAAGAAGAGCTTGACAACCTGGAATCTGAACTCGAAAAAGACCCTGAACGCTACTCCCCCATTCCCAAACTTTCCTTCTTCGAATCCAAAAAAATCATGGAAAGCTTCGTCAATGAAAAGGTTTACGATATTGACACCAAGGAAAAATTGCTTGATATCATCCAGTCCAAAGAGGCCCGCGACAATTTCCTGGAGTTCATCTACGACCATCACATGGAACTGGAAAAATGGCAGCAGTTTTATCAAGAACGTTCACGCATCCGTATCATCGAATGGCTTCGCAGCAATAGCTTCAACTTCGTCTTTGAAGAGGATCTCGATCTTTCAACAAAAGCTGTAGAAAAACTCAAAGAGCACCTCTTCGATAAAAAAGTGCCCAAAGATGTTGAAGTTGCGCGGAAAACATTGATGACCAAAGCAAAATCCTATTATTCCAACGAAGCACTTAATCCAAGACCCAAAAGAGGCCGCCCGCCTAAGCAGCAGGAAAAAGTTGAAATGGAGCCTCAAGTGACAGTGGATATCTACACAACAGTTCCCTCAGCAGTGCGTGCATTTCTTTTCA
This genomic window from Waddlia chondrophila WSU 86-1044 contains:
- a CDS encoding UPF0158 family protein, translating into MLAKSKSKNSHPEAQNPLILRAHRLMEAFAKSDDERDFYLDKIEGFIIYVDLDKTQEELDNLESELEKDPERYSPIPKLSFFESKKIMESFVNEKVYDIDTKEKLLDIIQSKEARDNFLEFIYDHHMELEKWQQFYQERSRIRIIEWLRSNSFNFVFEEDLDLSTKAVEKLKEHLFDKKVPKDVEVARKTLMTKAKSYYSNEALNPRPKRGRPPKQQEKVEMEPQVTVDIYTTVPSAVRAFLFTPDITSIADVTFSSRFETGKELLDHLKNGTSPYEMEESMNNINAKLAQLRELSSNWMNDDNEAPTSIKEKDSFVGDSYEGLGDEDKELFLKLEEKKNSIQKKKEEKKPVKKKIQKVPEKKPVKRIIPKEPAAKKTKPTKRPIRKLIRTKPAESQSTKKKK
- the dapF gene encoding diaminopimelate epimerase: MQSSTPTKAFELRTSIPFSKYTGCGNDFILIDNRNQVYPSEESDLAEHLCDRQFGVGADGVILLERSDRADFVMRIFNPDGTEAEMCGNGIRCLGKFLQELGIEGTRFTIEVMGKKYPLSLHDDGSVSVSMQPAPEISWDIELSIGRKTFHVDFLDTGVPHATLSVEKLSAFDLDAIGPKIRYHEKFMPQGTNVDVYHIDESDPSLIYIRTYERGVERETMACGTGATACAIIAWTKEQIANPIRIQVASGDILEFKISGSLGRIDQIVMKGPAEFIFRGNFSI
- a CDS encoding ATP-dependent Clp protease proteolytic subunit; its protein translation is MAKSDLNGEHYLKIDDLIDIEILEARRLFLSNQVDNETANEIIRKLWYLELKDPGKPILFVINSPGGSVDSGFAIWDQVQMISSPVTTLVTGLAASMGSVLSLCAAKGKRYVTPQARIMIHQPMIGGVIQGQATDLDIQAREILKTREKLVRIYMDATGKDYETIDRAIDRDTWMSAEEAKEFGLIDAIIDSYKSL